The Pseudomonas sp. DG56-2 genome contains a region encoding:
- a CDS encoding zinc-dependent alcohol dehydrogenase translates to MRALTYHGAHDVRVDTVADPALQEPDDIILRVTATAICGSDLHLYRGKIPSTEHGDIFGHEFMGIVEDTGSAVTELTRGDRVVIPFVIACGSCFFCQHELFAACETTNTGRGSIINKKSIPPGAALFGYSHLYGGIPGGQAELVRVPKANVGPFKVPAALTDDKVLFLSDILPTAWQAVLNAEIGQGSSLAIYGAGPVGLLSAACAKMLGAQTIFMVDDNDYRLAYARDTYGVIAINFEQDDDPADTIIRQTPGMRGVDAVIDAVGFEAKGSTTETVLAALKIEGSSGKALRQSIAAVRRGGVVSVPGVYAGFIHAFMFGDAFDKGLTFKMGQTHVQKYLPTLLEHIEAGRLQPELIVTHRLALEEAAQGYKIFDKKEDECRKVILVPGAAQGT, encoded by the coding sequence ATGCGAGCATTGACCTACCACGGTGCACACGATGTCAGGGTGGATACCGTTGCCGACCCCGCGCTCCAAGAGCCTGACGACATCATCCTTCGAGTGACCGCTACCGCAATCTGTGGATCGGACCTGCACCTGTATCGAGGCAAGATCCCGTCTACCGAACATGGCGACATCTTCGGCCATGAGTTCATGGGAATAGTGGAGGACACTGGCAGTGCCGTGACCGAATTGACCCGCGGTGATCGGGTGGTTATTCCTTTCGTCATTGCCTGCGGCAGCTGCTTTTTTTGTCAACATGAGCTGTTTGCCGCCTGTGAAACCACCAATACGGGACGCGGCTCGATTATCAATAAGAAGAGTATCCCGCCAGGTGCGGCGTTGTTTGGCTACAGCCATCTGTACGGCGGCATTCCTGGCGGCCAGGCTGAATTAGTAAGGGTACCAAAAGCCAATGTCGGACCGTTCAAGGTGCCCGCAGCACTGACCGACGATAAAGTGTTGTTTCTCTCGGATATCCTTCCGACCGCCTGGCAGGCGGTACTCAACGCCGAAATTGGCCAAGGTTCCTCACTTGCCATCTATGGTGCCGGCCCCGTTGGCCTACTCAGCGCCGCATGCGCGAAGATGCTTGGCGCACAGACGATTTTCATGGTCGATGACAACGATTATCGACTGGCCTATGCCCGCGACACCTATGGCGTCATTGCCATCAACTTTGAACAAGACGACGATCCCGCCGATACCATCATTCGCCAGACGCCGGGAATGCGCGGCGTCGACGCGGTGATCGACGCAGTTGGCTTCGAAGCCAAAGGCAGTACAACCGAAACCGTCCTCGCAGCCCTTAAGATCGAAGGCAGCAGCGGCAAAGCTCTACGCCAGAGTATCGCCGCCGTTCGCCGCGGCGGTGTGGTCAGCGTGCCAGGCGTCTACGCGGGGTTCATTCATGCCTTCATGTTCGGCGATGCCTTCGACAAGGGTCTGACGTTCAAGATGGGCCAGACCCATGTGCAGAAATATCTGCCGACGTTACTGGAGCACATTGAAGCTGGCCGCTTGCAACCTGAACTGATAGTCACCCATCGGTTGGCGTTGGAAGAGGCAGCCCAAGGCTACAAAATATTCGATAAAAAAGAAGATGAATGTCGCAAGGTCATTCTTGTCCCAGGCGCTGCGCAAGGCACTTAG
- a CDS encoding hemerythrin domain-containing protein yields the protein MNAIELLKEDHKRVKTILEALSESTERGIKKRTDLLAKLEMEVAIHTQLEEQILYPAFKAAGSREEDVMYFEAKEEHRTVDSLVLPDLQQTDPGTPEFAGRVKVVKELLEHHIEEEEKEMFPKAKKILGKAKLDEIGMQMEAMKAELKKSMSGIAVGA from the coding sequence ATGAATGCTATCGAGCTGTTGAAAGAAGACCACAAACGCGTGAAGACGATTCTTGAAGCGTTGAGTGAATCAACCGAGCGCGGCATCAAGAAGCGCACTGACTTGCTTGCCAAGCTGGAAATGGAAGTCGCGATCCATACCCAGCTGGAAGAGCAAATCTTGTATCCCGCTTTCAAAGCCGCCGGGAGCAGAGAAGAAGATGTCATGTACTTTGAAGCCAAGGAGGAGCACCGTACTGTCGACTCATTGGTGCTGCCGGACCTGCAGCAGACTGATCCGGGCACACCCGAATTTGCCGGGCGCGTGAAGGTCGTCAAGGAACTCCTCGAGCATCACATCGAAGAAGAGGAGAAAGAAATGTTTCCTAAAGCCAAGAAGATACTCGGCAAGGCAAAACTCGATGAAATCGGAATGCAGATGGAAGCGATGAAAGCTGAGCTCAAGAAGTCCATGTCTGGGATTGCTGTCGGGGCCTGA
- a CDS encoding PLD nuclease N-terminal domain-containing protein, which produces MADVVIYFWIFVAAIIVLVDLWAIISVFRSDKSDGVKVLWFLGIVIFPVLGLIAWALFGPRGIKPGTGPSSPEHSKG; this is translated from the coding sequence ATGGCAGATGTCGTTATCTATTTCTGGATATTCGTTGCAGCAATCATCGTGCTCGTCGATCTGTGGGCGATCATCAGCGTTTTCCGTAGTGATAAGTCAGATGGCGTTAAAGTCCTGTGGTTTCTAGGCATCGTTATTTTCCCCGTTCTGGGGCTGATTGCCTGGGCGCTGTTCGGCCCTCGCGGAATCAAACCCGGCACGGGGCCGAGTTCACCCGAGCACAGTAAAGGCTGA
- a CDS encoding OB-fold-containig protein, whose protein sequence is MELFLKTSLSFPVVVLSFLLCFAILYWIVAALGILEVDLLDIEADSSLEGSSLQPEGLAGLLLKLGLNGVPVTLVLTLLFFVAWAACYFVELLLLRHIPLGAFRYPLGVALAAAALMLAAPPVSLVIRPLRPLFRKLETTDTQSLLGQTAVVRSGKVTPVFGEAILEDGGAGLILRVRAEEAQGFKRGDHVVILEYLENEHAYRVVCLEEFNGP, encoded by the coding sequence ATGGAGCTATTCCTCAAAACCTCGCTGTCTTTTCCCGTGGTAGTGCTCAGCTTCCTGCTGTGTTTTGCAATCCTCTACTGGATTGTCGCGGCCCTTGGAATTCTTGAGGTCGACCTGCTGGATATTGAGGCAGATTCAAGCCTGGAGGGAAGCTCGCTACAACCGGAAGGATTAGCAGGCTTGCTGCTGAAGCTTGGGCTGAACGGGGTGCCGGTAACGTTGGTGCTCACACTCCTGTTTTTTGTGGCATGGGCTGCCTGTTATTTCGTGGAGCTATTGCTGCTGCGTCACATTCCGCTCGGGGCTTTTCGCTATCCACTTGGCGTCGCTCTTGCGGCCGCTGCGCTGATGTTAGCTGCGCCGCCGGTAAGCCTGGTCATACGTCCGTTACGGCCTTTGTTTCGCAAGCTTGAAACAACCGACACCCAATCGCTTCTAGGGCAGACCGCCGTTGTGCGAAGTGGAAAGGTTACACCGGTGTTTGGCGAAGCCATTTTGGAAGACGGCGGCGCTGGTTTGATTTTGAGAGTACGGGCAGAGGAGGCACAAGGATTCAAACGCGGTGACCACGTCGTGATTCTTGAGTACCTGGAAAACGAACACGCCTACAGAGTGGTTTGCCTGGAAGAGTTCAACGGCCCGTGA
- a CDS encoding PspA/IM30 family protein, whose amino-acid sequence MKRLQQQVDTVKATESVYRAQMTVARRFGGSQATMQTAVESLERIKQKQAERKARMEADAELAAQESSDEALDAKLRGAGIAPAEASANSVLARLREKANV is encoded by the coding sequence GTGAAGCGTTTGCAGCAACAAGTGGACACCGTCAAAGCGACGGAAAGTGTGTACAGGGCGCAGATGACAGTTGCTCGGCGCTTTGGCGGCTCGCAGGCAACGATGCAAACAGCTGTGGAATCGCTGGAGCGTATCAAGCAGAAGCAGGCAGAACGCAAGGCACGAATGGAAGCCGATGCTGAATTGGCAGCGCAAGAATCGTCTGATGAGGCGTTGGACGCCAAGTTGCGCGGTGCAGGCATCGCGCCAGCTGAAGCGAGCGCCAACAGTGTGTTGGCTCGCCTGAGAGAAAAGGCAAACGTCTAA
- a CDS encoding PspA/IM30 family protein, producing the protein MNVWSKLLTALRGGANEVGEALVDNQALRILDQEIRDCDEDIRKTREALAQVLAKQKLANARLKGSVAKIEEYEPYVIKALEGGNEALAGEVAHKISTLEISVADDRKQERELSQSVSELRKAVAQGEGHQHA; encoded by the coding sequence ATGAATGTCTGGAGCAAGCTGCTGACTGCCCTGCGTGGCGGGGCCAACGAAGTGGGGGAGGCGCTGGTTGATAACCAGGCCCTTCGCATCCTTGATCAGGAAATCCGCGACTGTGATGAAGACATTCGCAAGACCAGGGAGGCGCTTGCCCAAGTCCTGGCCAAACAGAAGCTGGCCAACGCGCGATTGAAAGGCAGTGTGGCAAAGATCGAGGAGTACGAGCCGTACGTTATCAAAGCGCTTGAGGGAGGCAATGAAGCGCTGGCTGGCGAGGTGGCGCACAAAATCAGCACGCTTGAAATCAGCGTGGCCGATGACCGCAAGCAAGAGCGTGAGCTATCGCAGAGCGTATCTGAACTGCGCAAGGCAGTTGCTCAGGGCGAAGGTCATCAGCACGCTTGA
- a CDS encoding YjfI family protein, with product MQPIWTAQVLYEALSETEWVKADHVALELIQGSDPSLHATMHDHGDLPLYLAVMGEQIVVEALLWPVCDVKEPSAFNEEVLRSRKLFPLSSIGLEKMPNGQDGYIMFGALSSSANLSDVVFEVELLAGNVIKATQAYEDFLKPKHQQES from the coding sequence ATGCAGCCAATTTGGACTGCCCAGGTTTTGTACGAAGCGTTGTCGGAAACTGAGTGGGTCAAGGCTGACCACGTTGCGCTGGAGCTTATCCAGGGGTCCGATCCCAGTCTCCATGCAACGATGCATGACCATGGTGATCTGCCGTTATACCTGGCTGTCATGGGTGAGCAGATCGTCGTCGAAGCGCTGCTTTGGCCTGTTTGCGATGTAAAAGAACCATCCGCCTTCAACGAAGAGGTGCTGCGCTCTCGCAAACTGTTCCCGCTGTCTTCGATAGGCCTCGAGAAGATGCCGAATGGGCAGGACGGTTACATCATGTTCGGCGCCTTGAGTTCGTCCGCAAACCTCTCGGATGTCGTGTTCGAAGTCGAACTCTTGGCGGGCAACGTCATCAAGGCAACTCAAGCCTACGAAGACTTCCTTAAGCCCAAGCACCAACAGGAGAGCTGA
- a CDS encoding ATP-binding protein: protein MLLGALSATAAPLPQSPKLLSSQLRIDRHEMDIDAEDWHWLRHKAELRVGVSAAESAPFSINADPQQYEGISADVTALIAQLLGMPVKVVFFANDHDAEKALQAGSVDFIAVHGNRAPGQSSLLTVPYARDQLTLFKRSAEPRYSPADLAGLRVAITDEHSAELKKRFPRADFQVFADHAKAIGAVAFGQADVYLDDLYSAYYRINRSFYGYLGFERFIDLPGSGYSYALRADNIRLQRIINVAIEAIGAEQLRNVAKRWVGNSFLPREEPIDLTAEQVRWIERNPVVKLVINDDLAPGAYFDAKGVFSGGIADLLEVITLSTGLHFEVTPRSGGFPQIIDAVQKGNADLALMTASPEREEYLRFSRPLLDTPFVLLSNIDQQGKLGDMAGKRIALPTQHVAMEKLRKRYPKAVVVEAGGSLDAMNLLYRREVDAAVVSLPAARYYIERLFRDNLAINQVLDVGPSTVNFAMRRSDVELQSIIDKVLQSVPPDEFNAISNRWRSPPGMSGQTWVDYERLIKEIIAIAGSLLLLSLIWVVYLRRQIKARLKAERMLNDQLQFVETLTDCMPPPLYVRDVQGRMLSCNRSYLQSLGLSAEQVLNETLQALPSESFENFPDFHSNYLLAMRENRTIESRHTIVLHGKEAWINHWIQPFQDSQGNIKGVICGWLDITDHHRLVEQLQEAKNQADDASRAKTSFLATMSHEIRTPMNAVIGILELALKRAETQPIDRASIEIAHTSAKSLLELIGDILDIARIESGRLSLSPKRANLRELVESVARVFEGLARKKRLNLVLDIDSSINCEVLVDALRFKQILSNLVSNAIKFTEEGSVKICISGNLVTASLLNVELTVEDTGVGISPNDQQQLFRPFAQAQRNTKPAEGTGLGLVICRSLCEMMGGHVTMKSSLGRGTLVAVELHLQVLERLNIKPLPILPPTRQRYCLQVLVVDDHRVNRQVLHQQLQFLGHDVYEAEDGKQAFDCWGEQCFDVVITDCHMPVMNGADLTRAIRTVEREQGLAPTVIIGLTADAQPEELELCIQAGMNECLIKPIGLDELDAKLLALHLNFEIETESPETTSTTVAPEPSRLVDLGPLELLISSDPVKFREILDELIANNRRDCQLLTVLLQSGETGKLEALAHRIKGAARVVKGEQLVESCRRLEVICADPHASFEALSRAVTELEHAIMALENELRAF, encoded by the coding sequence ATGCTTTTGGGGGCCTTGTCGGCCACGGCTGCGCCTTTGCCGCAGTCGCCGAAATTGCTTTCCAGCCAACTGCGTATTGACCGTCACGAAATGGACATCGACGCAGAGGACTGGCATTGGCTGCGCCACAAGGCTGAGCTTAGGGTCGGTGTATCGGCTGCTGAGTCAGCGCCATTCTCTATCAATGCAGATCCCCAGCAGTACGAAGGCATCAGCGCCGATGTAACCGCTTTGATTGCGCAGTTATTAGGTATGCCAGTGAAGGTCGTGTTTTTTGCCAATGATCATGATGCAGAGAAGGCATTGCAGGCAGGCAGCGTCGATTTCATTGCTGTTCACGGCAACCGTGCACCTGGGCAGTCCTCGCTTCTCACCGTTCCCTATGCACGAGACCAATTGACGCTTTTCAAGCGCAGCGCAGAGCCCCGTTATTCACCTGCGGATCTTGCAGGATTGCGCGTAGCAATTACGGACGAACACAGTGCTGAGCTGAAAAAGCGCTTTCCACGAGCAGATTTTCAAGTCTTCGCTGATCATGCCAAGGCAATCGGTGCGGTAGCCTTTGGCCAGGCCGACGTGTACTTGGACGACCTGTACAGCGCTTATTACCGTATCAATCGCTCGTTTTACGGTTATCTTGGGTTTGAGCGATTCATCGATCTGCCCGGCAGTGGCTACAGCTACGCCTTACGTGCCGACAATATACGACTACAACGAATTATCAACGTGGCCATTGAGGCAATAGGCGCCGAGCAACTGCGTAACGTGGCCAAGCGCTGGGTTGGGAATAGTTTCCTTCCAAGGGAGGAGCCTATCGATCTTACTGCCGAGCAAGTACGTTGGATTGAGAGGAACCCAGTCGTCAAGCTAGTCATCAATGATGATTTGGCACCTGGCGCTTATTTTGATGCAAAGGGCGTCTTCTCAGGTGGAATCGCCGATCTACTCGAAGTCATAACCCTCAGTACTGGACTGCATTTCGAGGTCACCCCCCGTAGCGGCGGATTCCCTCAAATAATCGACGCGGTGCAAAAGGGCAATGCTGACTTGGCGTTGATGACGGCGAGTCCAGAGCGAGAAGAGTATCTGCGGTTCTCCAGACCCCTGCTCGACACTCCTTTTGTATTGCTCAGCAACATTGACCAGCAAGGGAAACTGGGAGATATGGCCGGTAAGCGTATAGCGCTTCCCACGCAGCATGTGGCAATGGAAAAGCTACGCAAGCGTTATCCCAAAGCTGTTGTGGTGGAGGCCGGGGGATCGTTAGACGCCATGAACCTGCTCTATCGGCGTGAGGTGGACGCCGCGGTCGTGTCGTTGCCCGCTGCGCGTTATTACATAGAGCGTTTGTTTCGCGACAACCTGGCCATCAATCAGGTGCTGGATGTCGGGCCTTCGACGGTGAACTTTGCCATGCGCCGCAGTGATGTCGAGTTGCAATCCATTATCGACAAGGTGTTGCAGAGCGTCCCTCCGGATGAGTTCAATGCAATTTCCAATCGCTGGCGCTCTCCGCCGGGAATGAGTGGTCAGACCTGGGTCGATTACGAGCGTCTGATTAAAGAAATCATTGCCATTGCCGGTTCCCTTCTTCTGCTGTCGCTTATTTGGGTCGTTTACCTGAGGCGCCAGATAAAGGCGCGCCTCAAGGCCGAACGCATGCTCAATGATCAACTGCAATTTGTTGAGACGTTGACTGACTGCATGCCGCCCCCTTTATATGTGCGTGATGTGCAAGGGCGGATGCTGTCGTGTAACCGAAGCTATCTGCAAAGTCTGGGTTTGAGCGCCGAACAGGTATTGAACGAAACCTTGCAGGCGTTACCCAGTGAAAGCTTTGAAAACTTTCCGGATTTTCACTCTAATTACCTACTCGCCATGCGGGAAAATCGCACTATCGAGTCGCGCCATACTATTGTGCTGCATGGTAAGGAAGCATGGATCAATCACTGGATTCAGCCATTCCAGGATTCCCAAGGCAACATCAAAGGTGTCATCTGCGGCTGGCTGGATATCACTGATCATCATAGGTTGGTGGAGCAGCTTCAGGAAGCAAAGAACCAAGCGGACGACGCCAGCCGTGCCAAGACCAGCTTCTTGGCGACCATGAGTCATGAAATCCGAACGCCGATGAACGCGGTTATTGGCATTTTGGAATTAGCGCTTAAACGCGCCGAAACTCAACCCATCGACCGAGCCAGTATCGAAATCGCCCATACTTCGGCGAAAAGTCTTTTGGAACTCATCGGCGATATACTCGACATCGCGCGCATTGAGTCTGGACGCCTAAGCTTATCACCCAAGCGCGCCAACCTGCGTGAGCTGGTTGAATCAGTGGCGAGAGTGTTTGAAGGGCTGGCGAGAAAGAAGCGGCTGAATCTTGTTCTCGATATTGACTCCAGTATTAACTGCGAAGTGTTAGTTGACGCGTTGCGCTTCAAGCAGATTTTGTCGAATTTAGTCAGTAATGCTATCAAGTTTACCGAAGAAGGCTCGGTAAAAATCTGCATCTCTGGAAACTTGGTGACTGCCAGCCTGCTCAATGTCGAACTCACGGTAGAAGACACTGGCGTTGGTATCAGTCCGAACGATCAGCAACAGCTGTTCAGGCCTTTTGCCCAGGCACAGCGTAATACAAAGCCTGCTGAAGGGACGGGGCTCGGCTTAGTAATCTGTCGGTCGCTGTGCGAAATGATGGGGGGGCACGTGACCATGAAGAGTAGTCTGGGCCGTGGAACGCTAGTCGCTGTAGAACTGCACTTGCAAGTGTTGGAACGCCTTAACATCAAACCGCTGCCAATTTTGCCACCGACCCGGCAACGCTATTGTTTGCAGGTGTTAGTGGTGGATGACCACAGGGTGAACCGTCAGGTACTGCACCAACAACTGCAGTTTCTTGGGCATGACGTCTACGAAGCTGAGGATGGAAAGCAGGCCTTCGACTGCTGGGGTGAACAGTGCTTTGACGTCGTCATCACTGATTGCCACATGCCGGTCATGAATGGTGCTGATCTCACACGCGCGATTCGCACGGTCGAACGGGAGCAAGGACTGGCACCCACCGTCATCATTGGTCTTACAGCCGATGCTCAGCCTGAGGAGTTGGAACTGTGTATTCAGGCAGGGATGAACGAGTGTCTGATCAAGCCAATCGGCCTCGACGAGTTGGATGCGAAACTGTTGGCGCTGCATCTGAATTTCGAGATAGAGACTGAGTCTCCTGAGACTACATCAACTACGGTGGCGCCCGAGCCTTCACGGCTAGTTGATCTCGGTCCCCTGGAGCTGCTCATCAGTAGCGACCCCGTGAAGTTTCGAGAGATACTCGATGAGTTGATTGCTAACAATCGCAGAGATTGCCAATTGCTGACAGTTCTCCTGCAGAGTGGAGAGACGGGCAAATTGGAGGCGCTGGCTCATAGGATAAAAGGCGCTGCTCGGGTGGTGAAAGGCGAGCAACTGGTTGAATCCTGTCGGCGTCTAGAAGTTATCTGCGCAGATCCACATGCTTCATTTGAAGCGCTCAGTCGGGCGGTTACGGAACTGGAGCACGCGATCATGGCGTTGGAGAATGAGCTCAGGGCTTTTTGA
- a CDS encoding EAL domain-containing protein — protein MQNLIVLVLEDEPFQRLVTVTALQKVLPGPILQAADGEEAVAVMASCDYVDIVLCDLKMAGMDGLAFLRHASSSGKVGAIVLCSELDPLLRQATVAMIHFLGLTFLGDLGKPFKLEGFSQLVKRYRNHCSTAPRQLSPVELPSLSDVQRGLDNGEFEAYYQPKVTLEGELLVGAEVLARWTHPQWGVLSPAHFLPVMEEHNLIDRMFWQLFDQGLALHEKLTAQGRAMTLAFNLHPTQLACSALTERIAILLKRSRVPAASVIFEVTETSVVGAPACSLENLVRLRMLGCGLSMDDFGAGYSSLDRLSELPFSEIKLDRSFVRKLHGQPKSAAIISCSVALAAALGVSLVIEGVETTEQQVRLIELGGTIAQGFLFARPMPEKHFIDFYDEQKGSVDK, from the coding sequence ATGCAAAACTTGATTGTTTTGGTGCTGGAGGACGAACCTTTTCAGCGACTTGTCACCGTGACAGCACTGCAAAAAGTACTGCCGGGACCCATCTTGCAAGCAGCTGATGGTGAGGAAGCGGTCGCGGTAATGGCCAGCTGTGACTACGTGGATATCGTACTCTGTGACCTGAAAATGGCCGGTATGGATGGCTTGGCGTTTCTGCGCCATGCCAGCAGCAGCGGCAAAGTGGGCGCCATCGTGCTGTGTAGCGAACTGGATCCGTTATTGCGGCAAGCCACGGTGGCGATGATCCACTTCCTAGGCCTGACTTTTCTGGGTGATCTGGGCAAGCCATTCAAGCTTGAAGGGTTCAGTCAATTGGTCAAGCGTTACCGAAATCACTGCAGTACAGCCCCCAGACAGTTGTCGCCTGTAGAGTTGCCGTCCCTTAGCGACGTGCAGCGTGGTTTAGATAACGGTGAATTCGAGGCGTATTACCAGCCCAAAGTTACTCTTGAGGGCGAGTTGTTGGTGGGGGCAGAGGTGTTGGCGCGGTGGACGCATCCGCAGTGGGGCGTATTATCACCGGCACATTTTTTACCGGTGATGGAAGAGCACAACTTAATTGACAGGATGTTCTGGCAGTTATTCGATCAAGGTCTGGCGCTGCACGAAAAACTGACAGCTCAAGGTCGGGCAATGACACTGGCTTTTAATTTACATCCAACACAACTCGCCTGTAGCGCACTCACTGAGCGTATCGCTATCCTGCTCAAGCGCTCGCGGGTGCCGGCAGCGAGCGTGATATTCGAAGTCACTGAGACGAGTGTCGTCGGTGCGCCCGCTTGCAGTCTGGAGAACCTGGTTCGCTTGCGAATGCTCGGTTGTGGTCTTTCCATGGATGACTTCGGTGCGGGTTATTCTTCGCTGGATCGGCTGAGCGAGCTGCCCTTTAGCGAGATCAAGCTTGATCGTTCGTTTGTCAGAAAATTGCATGGCCAGCCTAAAAGCGCCGCTATCATCAGTTGCTCGGTAGCCTTGGCCGCGGCGTTGGGTGTCTCGCTGGTCATTGAAGGTGTAGAAACTACCGAGCAGCAGGTTCGTTTGATTGAGCTGGGTGGCACCATTGCCCAAGGCTTTCTATTTGCTCGCCCCATGCCGGAGAAGCACTTTATAGACTTCTATGATGAACAGAAGGGGAGCGTGGATAAATGA
- a CDS encoding response regulator transcription factor yields MHSVLIVDDHPVIRLAVRILLEKHDMHVVGEADNGLDAVRLVRDLTPQVVILDIGIPKLDGFTTISRIKALNVRSEILILTSQPADSVCRRCIQLGARGFVNKEEDLGSLVTAIKAVDAGYTFFPPLSFDSVHPMEQLTELEQIHQLTDREVTVLQYLAQGYSNKQIGEKLFLSNKTVSTYKTRLLHKLGLPSLVHLADFAKRNALAS; encoded by the coding sequence ATGCACAGCGTCCTGATAGTTGACGATCATCCGGTCATTCGACTTGCCGTCCGGATCTTGCTGGAAAAACACGACATGCACGTAGTGGGCGAGGCAGACAATGGCCTCGACGCTGTACGCCTGGTACGTGATCTGACCCCGCAAGTGGTCATCCTCGACATTGGCATTCCCAAACTGGATGGTTTTACGACCATCTCCCGCATCAAGGCTTTGAATGTACGTAGCGAAATTCTGATATTGACTTCGCAACCCGCCGACTCTGTGTGCCGACGATGCATCCAGCTAGGAGCCCGCGGTTTTGTCAATAAAGAAGAAGACCTCGGTAGCCTGGTTACCGCCATCAAGGCAGTTGATGCCGGTTACACTTTTTTCCCTCCCCTGTCCTTCGACAGCGTCCACCCAATGGAACAACTTACAGAACTTGAGCAAATTCATCAGCTCACCGACAGAGAAGTGACTGTTCTTCAGTATCTGGCACAGGGGTATTCTAACAAGCAGATAGGTGAAAAATTATTTCTTAGCAATAAAACAGTCAGCACCTATAAGACACGCCTGCTGCATAAACTTGGCTTGCCATCCCTGGTGCACTTAGCTGACTTTGCCAAGCGCAACGCTTTAGCCTCTTGA
- a CDS encoding fimbrial protein produces MKVSSLAGAIMAITLAATSAASFAKDQGHGVITFKGAIIDAPCSIAQESQYQTVDMDQIANVALRNGGKSNPTTFKIQLQGCELGALNAATATFTGSPSSNPDLIALKGSAQGASLAIADHTGTLIKLGDAAPAQSLSNGNTYLQFNAYLQGDMITPEGGGTPSAAEIVPGNFETFANFTLAYQ; encoded by the coding sequence ATGAAAGTTAGTTCGTTAGCTGGCGCTATCATGGCAATCACCTTGGCAGCGACCTCTGCTGCCAGTTTTGCGAAAGATCAGGGGCACGGTGTTATCACCTTCAAGGGCGCGATTATTGACGCTCCATGCTCCATTGCTCAAGAGTCCCAGTATCAAACTGTCGATATGGATCAAATCGCCAACGTTGCACTGAGGAATGGCGGAAAATCCAACCCAACCACGTTCAAAATCCAACTGCAAGGATGTGAACTAGGCGCCCTGAACGCTGCAACTGCAACCTTCACCGGCTCGCCTTCGTCGAACCCTGATCTGATCGCACTAAAAGGATCGGCTCAAGGCGCTAGCTTGGCCATTGCCGACCACACCGGCACGCTTATCAAGCTCGGTGATGCTGCACCCGCTCAATCACTCTCCAACGGCAATACCTACTTGCAATTCAATGCGTATCTTCAGGGTGACATGATAACTCCGGAAGGCGGTGGTACACCTTCCGCAGCCGAAATCGTGCCGGGCAACTTCGAAACGTTCGCAAACTTCACCCTCGCTTATCAGTAA
- a CDS encoding fimbrial protein yields MIRSTALLLPLLLCVFIEPVGAMELPIKAALKGRVQLTGSIADSACTIRVGNDNQTIVFNPAALNGLVSGDSSAQQPLNIYISDCIPPDALRGLRVSQRFKISFEGESEGKYFGTQGTAQGIAIQIKDELGKSVSPGMLLNHDMSATDILTLNYSLTLVGSGYALKPGDYTATIKLYIQHF; encoded by the coding sequence ATGATTCGCTCAACCGCACTGCTGCTACCGCTACTACTGTGCGTTTTTATCGAGCCGGTAGGTGCTATGGAGCTACCGATTAAAGCTGCATTAAAGGGTCGAGTACAACTGACCGGCAGCATTGCTGACAGCGCCTGTACGATTCGTGTAGGCAATGACAACCAAACGATAGTTTTTAATCCCGCAGCATTAAACGGGTTAGTCAGCGGCGATAGCTCAGCGCAACAGCCCTTGAATATTTATATTAGTGATTGCATACCTCCAGATGCACTGAGGGGTCTTCGCGTCTCCCAACGTTTCAAAATTTCATTTGAAGGTGAATCTGAGGGCAAATACTTCGGCACTCAGGGAACCGCACAAGGTATCGCCATCCAGATAAAAGACGAGCTTGGGAAATCAGTGTCGCCCGGCATGTTGCTTAATCATGACATGTCAGCCACTGACATATTAACCCTTAATTACTCGCTAACGCTTGTTGGTAGCGGTTATGCACTGAAACCAGGCGATTATACCGCCACGATCAAACTCTATATTCAACACTTCTAA